The sequence CTAATTTAGGTGTGaagttatttgttttttttttaaagaaacttTTATGTGCTGtagcattttcaatttattttatttttgtttttgagcACGTTGGTGCTCATTTATAATCTTGATAGGAGCCTGTGCAACACGCATGATGCGCTCCATTTTGATAATTGTGTATAAAGTTTTACGAGTGTAATTAATTTGCCTTAAATTTCTACTTACATGTGCGAGGTTTATAAAACTATGCTTCGCTTGGGTGGTGAACTGATGATTGAGGTTAGCAAAATTGGTATATCTGGAATAACTGTAGGAAGAAGCATTGGCTCAATCCCATTGCCCATCTTTAAAATATCCAAACGAAATTATGGATGATGAACTCATTAGCTGTGTCCAATTTAATAGATCATAAGGTGTTTTGCAGAATGATTTGCTGATGTAAATCCCTTGCAACTCCTCCTCCAACACCACCCCCTCCCCCCCCCACCCCACACACACACACTCTCGGCTAAAAACTTTAGTAGGAGAGATGGTGTGGTCGGGGTAGTTTGGAAAGCAAGCATGCTTCTCTAATATGATTAATCTTTGGTTGATATAAGTTAGCTGTTGTCACATAAAGTTATCAGGTTTTATGGTTGTGCTTTACTTTTTGACAGGTGGAAGGAAGGGTCTGTTTGTCCAAAGAGGCCAGAAATGGGTTAGAATTTTTGAAGCGTAAAAGGCTTCAGCGAATGAAATCAGAAACTCTCACTGAGACAGTAAGTGTCACTAGTACAATGAGTAGAAGTGGAGGCGATGCTTTAAGGGCATCAGCATCGTATGGTGTTAGATTACATGGTAATGTGGAATCAATTGTTCCATCAAATAGTCCTTCAAGAGGAAAGGATGCCTTTGCAAAGAGAAAGGTGGATAAGTTTGACACAAGTGATCTAGAATGGACAGAGAAAATCCCGGAATGTCCTGTATACCATCCGACAAAGGAAGAATTTGAGGATCCTTTGGTGTACTTGCAGAAAATAGCTCCAGAAGCTTCTAGATATGGTAATGGATCTTCTGAgtagtttcttttttaataattccaGCTCAGGAAAAACTGCTATATATTTGGTTTACATAGCCAAAAAAAGGGTttcctattttatttttatttttttaaacattttgtATTTAAAATCTCAAAAGCTCTTATGTTCTATTAGCATGCATACTGTGTATATTTTTAACCTGGATTATGTTTGGGAATTGTCTTTGATTCCCCAATTTTAAGTGATGCTGAGACCTGGCAGGTTTTGccccctttttttttcatctatAACTGAAGAAACAGttgaatttctttattatgaaAGCGGAAGAATAATTCtgctaaatatttattttcactgCTTATGTTATGTTTGCTGTCCATCATATACATATTCATCATTGTGAATTTAATTCCATGATCCTGTGCTAGAGGAGTGTTTCAACTGGTGGTTTTATGAAAATTGTTGACCTTTAGAAGTTGTAGTACTGTTTAAATCTTTATCcctgttaaatatatatattgctgcATTTTTCCCATTCATTAACATCATCagcattttaattattggTGGTTTTGTGTTGATTTTTTGACCTATTGTGCTACGGCCATTTTGCAACAGAGATCTGAGAATCACTGGTAAAACAATAGTTTGTGCTCATTgttatatcaaatatataccATTTGTTTTAGAAgctatttcttaaaaatatcaaCCTTCTGCCATCTGCAACCTTACGAATTTGGCTATTACAACTTAAAACAGTTAATGATTGGTCATGATATAAATCTCTCCTCTTCAGTTGAATTTTTATCCCCTTCTCGATCTGAATTGGTGCAGGTATTTGTAAAATTGTTTCCCCTGTGAATGCTTCTGTTCCTGCCGGTGTTGTTTTAATGAGGGAGAAAGCAGGTTTCAAGTTCACTACTAGAGTACAACCTCTTCGTCTTGCTGAGTGGGATAACGATGATAGGGTCACCTTTTTCATGAGTGGAAGGTAAGTGTCCTATCTTCTCATAAAATGCAGGTTATGACAATGTTCTATCGAGTTTAAAATATGAGTGCAACTTTTCAGAAATTATACATTTCGTGATTTCGAGAAAATGGCGAACAAAGTTTATGCTCGTAGATATTGTAGTGCCAGTTGTCTTCCTGCAACATACTtggaaaaagaattttggcATGAAATTGCTTGTGGAAAGACAGAAACAGTTGAATATGCATGCGATGTTGATGGTAGTGCCTTTTCATCATCTCCCAGTGACCCACTTGGAAATAGCAAATGGAATTTGAAGGTGTTGACTTTTGCTCTTGGTTTTTATCGTTTCCTTATCTTATTTCCCATCAATGAAGGTCAACCACTGAATTAaacatgttagataaatatttttgggTGAATCGACATTCAACTGAGCAGAATAACTAattgttgttttattattgCTTTAATGTTGTATGTTTTGAATTGGAGGATAATCAAGTGAGCTTGCAGATTCAAAATGCTACCAAGTTAAAATATActgaaatattaaaagaaatatgcaACATTGAAGTTTGTGGTTGTGTAGTTGGAATGGGAGTGGGGTGGTGGGACTGGAGATGTTCTGCCGTGTAATAGATAATACATTCTACAGTATGCTGTAGTTAATTGTCTTAGGTGGGGTCATAATTGGGTGGTTGTCTTTTGCTATAGATATTTTGTCCTCAATCTGCAGGAAGTTGAAATAAATAGTCTAAATGAACAATTAACTTAATCTCTAGTTAATTGTCTacctatctctctctctctctctctctctctttccaaGTTGTTATTTTCAGAGTACAGTGCATGGCTTTTCAATGGTTTTATCACATATTTGCTTGTGATTGCAGAATGTTTCATGGCTGCAAAAGTCTGTTTTACGTTTATTGGAAAAAGCAATTCCAGTAAGTAGTCATAAAACATCTCTTTTAAGTATTTGTTTTCTCACTTTCTGCAACTCTCAACTTacattttgtatttttcaGGGGGTAACAGATCCCATGCTGTACATTGGAATGTTATTTAGTGTGTTTGCATGGCATGTGGAAGATCATTATTTATATAGGTAGGTCATTCTCTTGTTGATTTTATTACATTTACACACGATGTTTTgttattacattttttttgttagtttttctatcatccattttcttttcattatggCAGTATAAATTACCATCACTGTGGAGCAGCAAAAACTTGGTATGGAATTCCTGGTCCTGCGGCTCTGGAATTTGAGAAGGTGGTCCAGCAACATGTATATACCCATGATATTTTATCTACTGAAGGAGAGGATGGAGCTTTTGACGTACTTTTGGGTAAAACAACTTTGTTTCCTCCTAATATATTGCTAGAACATGATGTCCCTGTATACAAGGCTGTGCAGAAGCCAGGAGAGTTTGTTATTACCTTCCCCAGAGCTTATCATGCTGGATTTAGCCAtggtaatatattttttatcttcaGTTGCTTAGGAGGTTTTAAACTGATTATATAACAACTAAATGTTTCACAAAGACCTGCCATCAGCTGTCACTTAGGATACTTATCACAGCATGATTGCATCAATTATAGGTTTTAATTGCGGTGAGGCTGTCAACTTTGCGATTGGTGATTGGTTTCCTATGGGAGCTGTAGCTAGCCGGCGTTATGCACTTCTTAAGAGGATGCCGCTTCTTCCACATGAAGAGCTTCTGTGCAAAGAAGCAATTACTCTTTATATGAGCCTGGAACTTGAAGATTTAGATTATTCCTCCTCAGatgtgttttctcataattgcGTTAAGGCCTCTTTCGTCAAACTGATGCGTTTCCAGCATCATGCTCGCTGGTCTTTAATGAAATCAAGGACATGTACAGGTCTTCTGCCAAATACCTATGGAACTATAGTCTGCAGCTTATGTAAACGGGATTGCTACGTAGCATTCCTTAACTGCAATTGTTACATGCATCCTGTGTGCCTTCGTCACGGTATGGTTTGCACCATATTTTCTGATGCGTGTGAATTATATCATGTTTTCATCTGTCATTTTGTTGATCTTGTGTCTTCTTGGTTTCTTATGACGATCCTGATCACCTATCCAGATTTCAAGTCGCTTGACTTTTCTTGTGGAAGAAATCTTAAGCTATTTTTAAGGGAGGATATTTCAGAAATGGAAGCTGCAGCCAAGAGATTTGAGAAGGAAGATGGAGTACTAGAGGAGATTCGACGGCGAGGTCAAAGTGGGGACGATTTATATTCCTATCCATCTTCAAATACATTTCTGAGTGGTTTAGAGGATGGCTACTCTCCTTATTGTGAAATTAACTTTGTCTTCAACACTGATACTTCTTCA comes from Ricinus communis isolate WT05 ecotype wild-type chromosome 5, ASM1957865v1, whole genome shotgun sequence and encodes:
- the LOC8278505 gene encoding lysine-specific demethylase JMJ706 isoform X1, encoding MVEGRVCLSKEARNGLEFLKRKRLQRMKSETLTETVSVTSTMSRSGGDALRASASYGVRLHGNVESIVPSNSPSRGKDAFAKRKVDKFDTSDLEWTEKIPECPVYHPTKEEFEDPLVYLQKIAPEASRYGICKIVSPVNASVPAGVVLMREKAGFKFTTRVQPLRLAEWDNDDRVTFFMSGRNYTFRDFEKMANKVYARRYCSASCLPATYLEKEFWHEIACGKTETVEYACDVDGSAFSSSPSDPLGNSKWNLKNVSWLQKSVLRLLEKAIPGVTDPMLYIGMLFSVFAWHVEDHYLYSINYHHCGAAKTWYGIPGPAALEFEKVVQQHVYTHDILSTEGEDGAFDVLLGKTTLFPPNILLEHDVPVYKAVQKPGEFVITFPRAYHAGFSHGFNCGEAVNFAIGDWFPMGAVASRRYALLKRMPLLPHEELLCKEAITLYMSLELEDLDYSSSDVFSHNCVKASFVKLMRFQHHARWSLMKSRTCTGLLPNTYGTIVCSLCKRDCYVAFLNCNCYMHPVCLRHDFKSLDFSCGRNLKLFLREDISEMEAAAKRFEKEDGVLEEIRRRGQSGDDLYSYPSSNTFLSGLEDGYSPYCEINFVFNTDTSSIIQNQSQDFSQSAYNCATENFKPEVSETSVSCSASSLCPFREQVGNSSEPNNKVKGQADLNIENLDSRNFSEEVSHRMHESSLSSLSHDDSFSIQQGDLHGSDVRRSVDQHSDDSDSEIFRVKRRSSLKVDKRTVNDNVSSKNSEHQGLKRLKKLQFEGRYGQISSECCSSQTDDETTRNLTSTSHFREAPESASRDRFAGASTIPISIKFKKLVKEEAMSRHRDHLRVDKFQHELGKTMREPPLIEIGPKRLKVRGPSFLGSESRLD
- the LOC8278505 gene encoding lysine-specific demethylase JMJ706 isoform X2, producing the protein MVEGRVCLSKEARNGLEFLKRKRLQRMKSETLTETVSVTSTMSRSGGDALRASASYGVRLHGNVESIVPSNSPSRGKDAFAKRKVDKFDTSDLEWTEKIPECPVYHPTKEEFEDPLVYLQKIAPEASRYGICKIVSPVNASVPAGVVLMREKAGFKFTTRVQPLRLAEWDNDDRVTFFMSGRNYTFRDFEKMANKVYARRYCSASCLPATYLEKEFWHEIACGKTETVEYACDVDGSAFSSSPSDPLGNSKWNLKNVSWLQKSVLRLLEKAIPGVTDPMLYIGMLFSVFAWHVEDHYLYSINYHHCGAAKTWYGIPGPAALEFEKVVQQHVYTHDILSTEGEDGAFDVLLGKTTLFPPNILLEHDVPVYKAVQKPGEFVITFPRAYHAGFSHGFNCGEAVNFAIGDWFPMGAVASRRYALLKRMPLLPHEELLCKEAITLYMSLELEDLDYSSSDVFSHNCVKASFVKLMRFQHHARWSLMKSRTCTGLLPNTYGTIVCSLCKRDCYVAFLNCNCYMHPVCLRHDFKSLDFSCGRNLKLFLREDISEMEAAAKRFEKEDGVLEEIRRRGQSGDDLYSYPSSNTFLSGLEDGYSPYCEINFVFNTDTSSIIQNQSQDFSQSAYNCATENFKPEVSETSVSCSASSLCPFREQVGNSSEPNNVKGQADLNIENLDSRNFSEEVSHRMHESSLSSLSHDDSFSIQQGDLHGSDVRRSVDQHSDDSDSEIFRVKRRSSLKVDKRTVNDNVSSKNSEHQGLKRLKKLQFEGRYGQISSECCSSQTDDETTRNLTSTSHFREAPESASRDRFAGASTIPISIKFKKLVKEEAMSRHRDHLRVDKFQHELGKTMREPPLIEIGPKRLKVRGPSFLGSESRLD